A portion of the Macaca nemestrina isolate mMacNem1 chromosome 19, mMacNem.hap1, whole genome shotgun sequence genome contains these proteins:
- the LOC105477021 gene encoding translation initiation factor IF-2: MAPLQQWGKAVSTAGIRGDHTQLSPASGDRERTGWAPPNPPTAALGPHPDPAPPPSRPGLLSHLPPARVPLLHRRETASRSWPRVGTRCKAEGARKRGPAAPHPGGGGRFGTEGQTSLARRAGGGEEGVEPPGRAVPRGAEPSLSPHPLWCRSLSDKKLPLGAQRLAAVSDRERRGRPRRWGCSPKGRAGSWGCRLRRCAVSACPVALGWRSGGRLPGARVWLRGAGASGPPADAVAAAAASVASAQARRGERLKKAQSQLCFLPVSLLPPKRVPFPLDVIMQKGVKETR; the protein is encoded by the exons ATGGCTCCACTCCAGCAGTGGGGAAAGGCGGTAAGTACCGCCGGAATCCGTGGGGATCACACACAGCTGAGCCCTGCTTCTGGGGACCGGGAAC GCACAGGCTGGGCACCCCCCAACCCGCCCACCGCGGCCCTGGGCCCCCACCCCGACCCCGCCCCTCCTCCCAGCCGCCCCGGCCTGCTTTCACACCTGCCGCCAGCTCGGGTCCCGCTTTTGCACCGTAGAGAGACGGCGTCGAGATCCTGGCCTAGGGTGGGCACCAGGTGCAAAGCCGAGGGAGCGCGCAAGAGAGGGCCGGCAGCCCCTCACCCCGGGGGAGGTGGGCGATTCGGGACTGAAGGACAGACGTCCCTGGCCCGCcgggctgggggcggggaggagggggTGGAGCCGCCGGGGAGGGCGGTGCCGCGGGGAGCGGAGCCCAGCCTCTCCCCCCACCCGCTTTGGTGCCGGAGTCTCAGTGACAAAAAGCTCCCGCTCGGTGCCCAGCGCCTGGCGGCGGTGTCCGACCGCGAACGCAGAGGGCGGCCACGCAGGTGGGGGTGTAGCCCGAAGGGCCGGGCCgggagctggggctgcaggctccGCCGCTGCGCTGTCAGCGCCTGCCCCGTGGCTCTCGGCTGGAGGAGCGGCGGCCGCCTGCCCGGGGCGCGCGTCTGGCTGAGAGGGGCTGGCGCGTCGGGACCACCTGCCGATGctgtcgccgccgccgccgcctctgTAGCGAGCGCCCAAGCCCGCCGCGGAGAAAG GCTGAAGAAAGCTCAGTCTCAATTGTGTTTCCTGCCTGTCAGCCTCTTGCCTCCTAAACGCGTACCATTTCCACTTGATGTCATCATGCAGAAGGGGGTGAAAGAGACTCGGTGA